In Halobacteriovorax marinus SJ, the following proteins share a genomic window:
- a CDS encoding cation:proton antiporter domain-containing protein — MQTTEAAAAIVENKIPILGLALIAALILGKFSKKLNVPKVTAFIFTGILLGPTGLNLMNSHIAHSFHFLSDIAMGLILFNIGGDFDRDLLQKIGWKNFKEVGLAGLFNLLIVFTLTFLAYSQITGDYKLAVIVAAFLSFVALECAPPTTLLVMKEYNANGPLQRSILTYLALATVVALVGTQIIEVILKILNIWPAKEGVTPLMQLGLLVWSLVGSVVLGFILGFFLSYWEQKEKKSSEFLMLVGSTILFGQTLSHFLKTDPLIISTVIGFTVVNSTTSGKEIHKGINEMGLSIYAIFFILAGAHINLREFTPAVLMMAIVYVLSRTFAFYFGSILTGKMIDSFAPKSKYFGLSTLSHAGIALAIVSKIMPIDTPSSNLLVTIIMSSIFVFEILGPLCLKYSLFQSGEVKGAKGDEKNYMKKTSVSVGQLMDNLQENLNIKKEVNEDLKREIKHFIKTDIISVKEKTSILNVQKFVYQHSFPYYPVVDEKSKFLGVIDLTQLMELSQEDENSFITATAITITFPTIHSSSSLEEVVQFFEGHQYHTIPVVHQTSGELLGSINRKDIMQAISDQKTQTIVE; from the coding sequence ATGCAAACAACAGAAGCAGCAGCGGCCATAGTTGAAAATAAAATTCCAATTCTTGGCCTGGCCCTCATTGCGGCGCTTATCCTTGGAAAGTTTTCCAAAAAACTCAACGTGCCAAAAGTTACGGCCTTTATCTTCACCGGTATTCTTCTTGGTCCAACTGGACTAAACCTAATGAATTCCCATATCGCACATAGCTTTCACTTTCTCTCAGATATTGCCATGGGACTTATCCTCTTCAATATTGGAGGAGATTTCGACAGAGACCTCTTACAGAAGATTGGATGGAAGAATTTTAAAGAAGTCGGTCTCGCGGGACTTTTTAATTTACTCATCGTCTTTACTCTAACTTTCTTGGCCTACTCGCAAATTACTGGAGACTATAAACTCGCTGTCATTGTGGCGGCTTTTCTCTCCTTTGTAGCTTTAGAGTGTGCTCCTCCGACAACTCTACTCGTGATGAAAGAATACAACGCCAATGGACCTCTCCAAAGATCTATTCTAACCTACCTCGCCTTGGCCACGGTGGTTGCGCTTGTAGGAACACAAATCATAGAAGTGATTTTAAAGATACTAAATATCTGGCCTGCAAAAGAAGGAGTTACTCCTCTCATGCAACTAGGCCTTCTTGTATGGTCATTAGTAGGATCAGTAGTCTTAGGCTTTATCCTAGGATTCTTCCTCTCCTACTGGGAACAAAAGGAGAAGAAGTCATCTGAGTTTTTAATGCTCGTTGGTTCAACTATTCTCTTTGGGCAAACTCTCTCGCACTTCTTAAAAACAGATCCACTCATTATTTCGACAGTGATTGGCTTTACTGTCGTAAACTCTACAACATCCGGTAAAGAGATTCATAAAGGGATTAATGAAATGGGGCTCTCTATCTATGCAATCTTCTTTATCTTGGCGGGAGCTCATATTAATTTGCGAGAATTCACCCCTGCAGTTCTCATGATGGCAATTGTCTATGTACTTAGCCGAACATTTGCCTTCTACTTTGGATCTATTCTTACGGGGAAGATGATTGACTCATTTGCTCCTAAGTCAAAATACTTTGGACTCTCAACTCTCTCTCATGCTGGTATTGCCCTAGCAATTGTCAGTAAGATCATGCCCATAGATACACCGAGTTCTAATCTCCTCGTTACAATTATTATGAGTTCCATATTTGTTTTTGAAATACTTGGCCCTCTATGCTTGAAGTATAGTCTCTTCCAGTCTGGTGAAGTTAAGGGCGCGAAGGGAGATGAGAAGAATTACATGAAGAAAACTTCTGTAAGTGTTGGCCAGCTCATGGATAACTTACAAGAGAACCTCAATATAAAAAAAGAAGTCAATGAAGATTTAAAAAGAGAAATTAAGCACTTTATTAAAACGGATATAATTTCCGTAAAAGAGAAAACAAGTATTCTCAATGTTCAAAAATTTGTTTATCAACATAGCTTTCCCTACTATCCAGTTGTAGATGAAAAATCAAAATTCCTAGGTGTTATCGATTTAACTCAACTCATGGAGTTATCACAAGAGGATGAAAACTCATTCATCACTGCGACGGCCATTACTATTACTTTTCCTACAATTCATAGCTCTTCTTCTTTGGAAGAAGTTGTTCAATTCTTTGAAGGCCACCAATACCATACTATTCCAGTTGTTCATCAAACAAGTGGAGAATTGCTGGGCTCAATTAATAGAAAAGATATAATGCAAGCTATCTCTGACCAGAAGACTCAGACGATAGTCGAGTAA
- a CDS encoding NAD(P)H-binding protein, protein MKFLVFGGTGLVGQSLVEKLSTQHEVHIAVRTPNIKSKNFVTREIDYRRFEEFSLQEYDGVYCCLGCTIKKAGSKEAFREVDYHYILKCFDYAKKSGGKFFCVISALGADHNSRFFYNRVKGEMENSLEGEIRIIIVRPSLLLGKRDEFRALEKVSTLLVEPFHKTLKKILKEKAPIWASEVAESMIELSLEGKTKSPIEYIEK, encoded by the coding sequence ATGAAGTTTCTCGTCTTTGGTGGAACAGGCCTCGTTGGACAATCTCTAGTTGAAAAACTAAGTACTCAACACGAAGTTCACATTGCGGTCAGAACACCTAATATTAAATCGAAAAACTTTGTTACAAGAGAAATAGACTATAGACGTTTTGAAGAATTCTCCCTTCAAGAATACGATGGTGTCTACTGCTGCCTTGGATGCACTATTAAAAAGGCGGGTTCTAAAGAAGCATTTAGAGAAGTCGATTATCACTATATTTTAAAATGCTTTGACTACGCAAAGAAAAGTGGCGGGAAGTTCTTCTGTGTTATTAGTGCCCTTGGTGCAGATCATAACTCACGTTTTTTCTATAATAGAGTTAAGGGCGAGATGGAGAACTCACTAGAGGGAGAGATAAGAATTATCATCGTTAGACCCTCTCTTCTCTTAGGTAAGAGAGACGAATTTAGAGCGCTTGAAAAAGTATCTACCCTCCTTGTAGAACCCTTTCACAAAACGCTTAAGAAAATCTTAAAAGAAAAGGCCCCTATCTGGGCCAGTGAAGTTGCTGAGTCCATGATTGAACTCAGTCTTGAAGGGAAGACGAAAAGTCCCATTGAGTATATTGAAAAGTAA
- a CDS encoding thioredoxin family protein: protein MKKIDSENFNTIVDTSVGPYLLKFGSTTCGPCHAMKPVLEKLASENPDFPVYEIDTNESPELAAHFGIRSVPTMFFCENREVIIQFTGLTPFKDLQYTIENINDPHLREHGSFAVEKKRDLFIPLLVVGIILFALLLIFL, encoded by the coding sequence ATGAAAAAAATCGATAGCGAAAACTTTAATACAATTGTCGACACTAGCGTTGGTCCCTACCTTTTAAAGTTTGGATCAACTACCTGTGGCCCATGTCACGCGATGAAACCTGTTCTAGAGAAACTCGCTAGCGAAAACCCTGACTTTCCAGTCTATGAAATTGACACTAACGAATCCCCCGAACTAGCTGCCCACTTTGGGATTCGCTCTGTTCCCACTATGTTTTTCTGTGAAAATAGAGAAGTTATCATTCAATTCACAGGTCTGACTCCCTTTAAAGATTTGCAATATACAATCGAAAATATAAATGATCCTCATCTAAGAGAGCACGGCTCATTTGCCGTGGAAAAGAAGAGAGATCTCTTCATTCCTCTACTCGTTGTTGGAATTATTCTCTTCGCTCTCTTATTAATCTTTCTATGA
- a CDS encoding potassium channel beta subunit family protein, with the protein MTYRRLGNSGLFLSSFSLGSWVTFKNQVNLNGAIEMMSYAYDQGINFFDNAEVYADGLSEEIMGDALKKLNWSRDSYLVSSKVFWGGDKPTQKGLNRKHVIEGCNNALKRFKLDYLDLYYCHRPDVDTPIIETLRAMDTLIQQGKILYWGTSEWSSEQITEAYTLAERYHLTPPTVEQPQYNLLHRERVEREYSPLYEKYGMGTTTWSPLSSGILTGKYGQGIPEGSRLSLEKFSWLKEMYDTPEGKVKLKIANELHELAIKKGLTLTHLSLAWCLKNQNVSSVILGASRLEQLEDNLKALDFIHLLDDELMESIEVITNNRPEPHIDWKKH; encoded by the coding sequence ATGACGTATCGAAGACTTGGAAACTCAGGTCTTTTTCTAAGTAGTTTTTCCCTAGGATCGTGGGTTACCTTTAAAAATCAAGTCAACCTCAATGGAGCAATTGAGATGATGTCCTATGCCTATGATCAAGGAATCAACTTCTTTGATAATGCAGAGGTTTATGCCGACGGCCTCTCCGAGGAAATTATGGGCGATGCTCTTAAGAAGTTAAATTGGAGTAGAGATAGCTACCTAGTTTCTTCAAAAGTTTTTTGGGGTGGAGATAAGCCAACTCAAAAAGGACTTAATAGAAAGCATGTGATTGAAGGCTGTAATAATGCTCTCAAGAGATTTAAACTTGATTACCTAGATCTCTACTACTGTCATAGACCTGACGTAGACACGCCAATTATTGAAACTCTAAGAGCGATGGATACACTTATCCAACAAGGAAAAATTCTTTATTGGGGAACAAGTGAGTGGTCTTCAGAACAAATAACTGAGGCCTACACTCTAGCAGAGAGATACCACCTTACTCCTCCAACAGTTGAACAACCTCAGTACAATCTTCTCCATAGAGAAAGGGTTGAACGTGAGTACTCTCCTCTTTATGAGAAATATGGAATGGGAACAACCACTTGGTCACCTCTGAGCTCAGGAATCCTAACAGGAAAATATGGTCAAGGAATACCAGAGGGTTCTAGACTCTCTTTAGAAAAATTCTCATGGCTTAAAGAGATGTATGACACTCCAGAAGGTAAAGTGAAGTTAAAAATTGCCAATGAGCTTCACGAGTTGGCCATTAAAAAAGGTTTAACACTTACTCACCTCTCTCTAGCTTGGTGTCTTAAGAATCAAAATGTGAGCTCAGTCATACTTGGAGCCTCTAGACTAGAGCAATTAGAAGATAATCTAAAGGCCTTAGACTTTATTCATCTCCTAGACGATGAGCTGATGGAGTCCATTGAAGTTATCACTAATAATAGACCAGAACCTCATATTGACTGGAAGAAGCACTAG
- a CDS encoding sulfite exporter TauE/SafE family protein has protein sequence MLDQLSKIQSALPVFAPMLAFMIGLTGSLHCIGMCGGLVLSVGKGAKSNISYQFGRLFSYLILAFIAMLTSSLIQQSGVTRYIPLIGGVFLGLLFVFWGAQSIRGRKFEMKLPRAVTGIYQGLFSKFNSNEFPKSLRGFSIGSLSLMLPCGFLYGVLITLMTFQSPLVGFLGVIGFWLGTLPAMVFAPTLMMKVFTPMQNFAPKASGLLLICLGASTVTYRLWNFYYVNGAHCH, from the coding sequence TTGTTGGACCAATTGAGTAAAATACAATCAGCCCTACCAGTTTTTGCGCCAATGCTTGCGTTTATGATTGGTTTAACGGGAAGTCTTCACTGTATCGGAATGTGCGGAGGACTAGTCCTCAGTGTAGGAAAAGGAGCAAAGAGCAATATCTCCTATCAATTTGGAAGATTATTTAGCTACTTGATTTTGGCCTTTATAGCTATGTTAACTTCAAGCCTCATACAGCAATCAGGTGTCACTAGATATATCCCTCTGATTGGTGGAGTTTTCTTAGGACTTCTCTTTGTCTTCTGGGGCGCTCAGAGTATTCGAGGACGAAAGTTTGAGATGAAACTCCCAAGGGCCGTCACTGGAATCTATCAAGGACTCTTTAGCAAATTCAACTCAAATGAATTTCCAAAATCTCTTAGAGGCTTTTCCATTGGATCGCTATCTCTAATGCTTCCATGTGGATTTCTCTACGGAGTGCTCATCACTTTGATGACTTTTCAATCTCCCCTTGTAGGTTTTTTAGGAGTCATAGGCTTTTGGCTTGGAACTCTCCCAGCGATGGTCTTTGCTCCTACACTTATGATGAAAGTCTTTACGCCCATGCAAAATTTTGCTCCTAAGGCCAGTGGACTTCTCTTAATCTGTCTAGGGGCCAGTACAGTCACTTATAGACTCTGGAACTTCTACTATGTTAATGGCGCACACTGCCATTAA
- the ccoG gene encoding cytochrome c oxidase accessory protein CcoG: MATKNPFELHEERLATTDEDGHRVYLYPEDVKGKWRTRRTFVYYFLIFLYLFLPWINIGGKQSILLDISRREFTFFGMTLLGHDAPLLIFVFLGFVFLIGFVTSIWGRVWCGWACPQTVFIDAIFNKIEILVEGNARKRKKLDESALDLEKFIKKFIKWTLFIIASMHIAHSFIGYFVGVRDLVGITLKSPFDNIALFGATWSAVGIILFDFAWFKEQFCLIACPYGRFQSVMMDENSMVVAYDYNRGEPRRQKGQKKDEHADCVDCYACVKACPTGIDIRRGTQLECIACTNCIDACDEVMLKINKPTGLIRFETEQGLKGKKAKTFSIRNIFYLSTVILLFLGFFLQIQGTKELDIVLLRGSKTPFSIIGSGESKVVANHFKVNLSYEGNSLDKVLLAVENKKIKLIVPRNPVVLKERINQTNIFFRFSPTLLEHGSKKIKLNFINPKNKKLIKEVEVQLVGPIE; encoded by the coding sequence ATGGCCACAAAGAATCCATTCGAACTACATGAAGAGAGATTGGCAACAACTGATGAAGATGGACACAGAGTCTATCTTTATCCAGAAGATGTCAAAGGGAAGTGGAGAACGAGAAGAACTTTCGTCTACTACTTCCTAATCTTTCTCTACCTCTTTCTTCCATGGATTAATATTGGAGGAAAACAGTCTATACTCTTAGATATTTCTAGAAGAGAGTTTACGTTCTTTGGGATGACACTCTTGGGTCACGATGCACCTCTACTCATCTTTGTCTTCCTTGGCTTCGTCTTTTTAATTGGCTTTGTCACAAGTATATGGGGAAGAGTTTGGTGTGGTTGGGCCTGTCCGCAAACAGTCTTCATCGACGCTATTTTTAATAAAATTGAAATCCTCGTTGAAGGAAATGCAAGAAAGCGCAAGAAGCTTGATGAATCTGCGCTGGATTTAGAAAAGTTTATTAAGAAGTTTATTAAGTGGACGCTCTTTATCATTGCATCTATGCATATTGCGCACTCTTTTATTGGCTACTTTGTAGGAGTAAGAGATTTAGTAGGAATCACTCTAAAATCTCCTTTTGATAATATTGCTCTCTTTGGTGCCACTTGGAGTGCTGTGGGAATTATCCTCTTTGACTTTGCTTGGTTTAAAGAACAATTCTGTCTCATTGCATGCCCATACGGTAGATTTCAATCTGTTATGATGGATGAGAACTCAATGGTTGTGGCCTATGATTATAACCGAGGGGAACCAAGAAGACAGAAAGGTCAAAAGAAAGATGAGCACGCTGACTGTGTAGATTGTTACGCGTGTGTAAAGGCCTGCCCTACTGGTATTGATATAAGAAGAGGAACTCAACTAGAGTGTATCGCCTGTACTAATTGTATCGATGCTTGTGATGAGGTTATGTTAAAAATTAACAAGCCCACTGGACTCATTCGTTTTGAAACTGAACAAGGCTTAAAAGGAAAAAAGGCGAAGACATTCTCTATCAGAAATATCTTCTACCTCTCTACTGTAATTCTACTCTTCCTTGGTTTCTTTCTACAAATCCAAGGAACTAAGGAATTAGATATTGTTCTTTTAAGAGGAAGTAAAACACCATTTAGTATCATCGGCTCAGGAGAGAGTAAGGTGGTGGCGAATCACTTTAAAGTGAATTTATCCTATGAAGGAAATAGTTTAGATAAAGTTCTTCTCGCTGTAGAAAATAAAAAAATAAAACTCATTGTTCCAAGAAACCCAGTGGTACTAAAAGAGAGAATTAACCAAACAAATATATTCTTTAGATTTTCGCCAACGCTTCTTGAGCATGGATCTAAGAAAATTAAATTAAACTTTATTAATCCTAAGAATAAGAAATTAATAAAAGAAGTGGAGGTACAACTTGTTGGACCAATTGAGTAA
- a CDS encoding cbb3-type cytochrome c oxidase N-terminal domain-containing protein — translation MKENNKEELHILEGERDLLLDHDYDGIQELNYPLPSWWMKCWAASIVFSVAYVMFYHFAGGPTSSEELARNMVKINELKAIAAADVSNFDIAHYNEWLEKNDSKKMGDEVYETNCFSCHAAGGGGDIGPNLTDGYWIHLKNRSPEELFPFIRDGFEEKGMPAWGEILSKEEIYAAIAHIMELKGTTPPKAKEAQGEKVEEI, via the coding sequence ATGAAAGAAAATAATAAAGAAGAACTCCATATCCTTGAAGGCGAAAGAGACCTTCTACTTGACCACGACTACGATGGAATTCAAGAGCTCAACTACCCTCTACCAAGTTGGTGGATGAAGTGTTGGGCGGCATCCATTGTCTTTAGTGTCGCTTACGTTATGTTCTACCACTTCGCGGGAGGTCCAACTTCCTCAGAAGAGCTGGCTAGAAATATGGTTAAAATAAATGAACTTAAGGCCATTGCCGCAGCCGATGTTTCAAACTTTGATATCGCTCACTATAATGAGTGGCTAGAGAAGAATGATTCTAAGAAAATGGGCGACGAAGTCTATGAGACGAATTGCTTTAGTTGCCACGCCGCTGGAGGTGGTGGTGATATTGGACCAAACCTAACAGATGGTTATTGGATTCATTTAAAGAATAGATCACCAGAAGAGCTCTTTCCATTCATTAGAGATGGTTTTGAAGAAAAAGGTATGCCAGCATGGGGCGAAATCCTAAGTAAAGAAGAGATCTATGCGGCCATTGCTCACATCATGGAACTTAAGGGTACAACTCCGCCTAAAGCGAAAGAGGCCCAAGGTGAAAAGGTAGAAGAGATCTAG
- a CDS encoding cbb3-type cytochrome c oxidase subunit 3 — translation MIKETMMNFDYSLLQTLVTITFVALFISMLFWINRKGSNGYYKKAQNLALEEGVRNERK, via the coding sequence ATGATTAAAGAAACAATGATGAACTTTGACTACTCTCTTTTACAAACTTTAGTAACTATTACTTTTGTGGCCCTCTTTATATCTATGCTTTTTTGGATCAACAGAAAAGGATCAAATGGATATTACAAAAAGGCCCAGAACCTAGCTCTTGAGGAAGGAGTAAGAAATGAAAGAAAATAA
- the ccoN gene encoding cytochrome-c oxidase, cbb3-type subunit I — translation MSEVKMEKFKYDEDLPKLFVYATIIWGFIALALGVTVAFQLASWKVNLGMEWTTFGRLRPLHTNAAIFAFVGNAMFAGIYYSTQRLVKARLFSDFLGRVHFWGWQLIIVAAAISLPLGLSQAKEYAELEWPIDIAIAVVWIIFAINFFGTLARRREKHIYVSIWFYIATIITVALLHVVNAISLPVDLMKSYPVYAGVQDALVQWWYGHNAVAFFLTTPFLGLMYYFIPKAANRPVYSYRLSIIHFWSLVFIYIWAGPHHLLNTAVPDWVQTTGMVFSIMLWMPSWGGMINGLLTLRGAWDKVRTDPVLKFLATSVTFYGMATFEGPLLAIKSVSAMAHYTDWIVGHVHSGTIGWNYMMIAGILYYLVPKMYNTKLYSVKLANTQFWLATIGLLLYMMAMWTAGITQSLMWSAIDETGKLVYPNFIETVVRIVPMYWVRGIGGVLVLVGFILMIYNLWKTAKSSDGVQEHEYMAPAIDHSHTEPGESGHRKLEGLTTLFSILTFLAVLVGGVVEIVPSLISDKFVEKDANIKPYSPLEIVGRDIFIKEGCYTCHSQHVRPMADEILRYGAASRASESVYDRPFQWGSRRIGPDIARVGGKYNDMWHYRHMLDPREVTPKSIMPVYPWLFKKKYDLKSLPKKLRVMQSLGVPYSDEEIASSIDSASKQAFEITKGLSADGVDMNMQSKEIIPLIAYLQRLGVDGAKSLKMQEEAKAKEENQND, via the coding sequence ATGAGTGAAGTGAAAATGGAGAAATTCAAGTATGATGAAGATCTCCCCAAGCTCTTTGTCTATGCAACTATCATTTGGGGTTTCATAGCTCTTGCACTTGGGGTTACAGTCGCTTTCCAGCTTGCAAGTTGGAAGGTTAACTTAGGGATGGAGTGGACAACTTTTGGTAGACTGCGCCCACTACACACTAATGCAGCAATCTTTGCATTCGTAGGTAATGCAATGTTTGCAGGAATCTACTACTCAACACAGAGATTAGTTAAAGCAAGACTCTTTAGTGATTTTCTGGGTAGAGTACACTTTTGGGGATGGCAATTAATTATTGTTGCTGCTGCTATTTCGCTACCTCTTGGGCTTTCACAAGCAAAAGAATATGCAGAACTTGAATGGCCTATTGATATTGCCATTGCAGTAGTATGGATTATATTTGCCATCAACTTCTTTGGAACATTAGCTAGAAGAAGAGAGAAGCATATCTATGTTTCTATTTGGTTCTATATTGCAACAATCATCACAGTTGCCCTACTTCACGTAGTAAATGCCATTTCACTACCAGTCGACTTAATGAAGTCTTATCCTGTCTATGCGGGGGTACAAGATGCGCTAGTACAGTGGTGGTACGGACACAATGCTGTTGCTTTCTTTTTAACAACACCTTTTCTAGGGCTCATGTATTACTTTATCCCTAAAGCGGCAAATAGACCTGTCTACTCTTATAGACTCTCTATTATCCACTTCTGGTCTCTCGTCTTTATTTATATCTGGGCAGGACCTCACCACCTTCTAAATACTGCTGTACCTGATTGGGTTCAAACTACAGGGATGGTCTTCTCAATTATGCTATGGATGCCTAGTTGGGGTGGTATGATCAATGGTCTTCTCACTCTAAGAGGAGCATGGGATAAAGTTAGAACAGATCCAGTTTTAAAGTTCCTTGCTACATCAGTAACATTCTATGGTATGGCGACTTTTGAAGGTCCACTACTAGCGATAAAATCAGTAAGTGCAATGGCCCACTATACAGATTGGATTGTTGGCCACGTTCATTCAGGAACAATTGGTTGGAACTACATGATGATTGCAGGGATCCTCTACTACTTAGTTCCAAAAATGTATAATACTAAGCTCTACTCTGTTAAGCTTGCCAACACTCAGTTTTGGTTGGCCACTATTGGACTTCTTCTTTATATGATGGCCATGTGGACAGCAGGTATCACACAATCTCTTATGTGGAGTGCAATTGATGAGACAGGAAAACTAGTATATCCAAACTTCATTGAAACAGTAGTTAGAATTGTTCCAATGTACTGGGTAAGAGGAATTGGTGGAGTACTCGTTCTCGTAGGTTTCATTCTTATGATTTACAACCTTTGGAAGACAGCAAAGAGTTCTGATGGGGTTCAAGAACACGAGTATATGGCACCAGCAATTGACCACTCTCACACTGAGCCAGGAGAATCGGGACATAGAAAGCTAGAGGGGCTCACTACTCTCTTTTCAATTCTTACTTTCCTCGCTGTACTTGTAGGCGGAGTAGTTGAGATTGTTCCATCTCTTATTAGTGATAAGTTCGTTGAGAAAGATGCCAATATTAAACCTTACTCTCCACTAGAGATCGTTGGACGAGATATCTTTATCAAAGAAGGTTGTTACACTTGTCACTCTCAACATGTTCGTCCTATGGCCGATGAAATCTTGCGCTACGGTGCTGCCTCTAGGGCTTCAGAGTCTGTATATGACAGACCTTTCCAATGGGGTTCTAGAAGAATTGGACCAGATATCGCAAGAGTTGGCGGTAAATACAATGATATGTGGCACTACCGCCATATGCTAGACCCAAGAGAAGTTACTCCAAAGTCTATTATGCCAGTTTACCCTTGGCTCTTTAAAAAGAAGTATGACTTAAAGTCACTCCCGAAGAAATTAAGAGTTATGCAATCTCTCGGAGTCCCATATAGCGATGAAGAAATTGCCTCTTCTATTGATAGTGCTAGTAAACAAGCATTTGAGATCACTAAAGGTCTAAGTGCTGATGGCGTCGATATGAATATGCAATCTAAAGAAATTATTCCTCTCATTGCCTACCTTCAGCGACTTGGTGTTGATGGGGCAAAGAGTTTAAAGATGCAAGAGGAAGCTAAAGCAAAAGAGGAGAATCAAAATGATTAA
- the ccoS gene encoding cbb3-type cytochrome oxidase assembly protein CcoS — protein sequence MNILYLLVPLALLLGVFFVGAFIWATKKGQFDDLDTPAARIVLDDDLIRNKNITERKGRKE from the coding sequence GTGAATATTCTCTACCTACTTGTACCACTCGCCCTACTACTTGGAGTTTTCTTTGTAGGTGCATTTATATGGGCAACGAAGAAAGGACAATTTGATGACCTTGATACTCCCGCAGCAAGAATAGTTTTAGATGACGATTTAATTAGAAATAAAAATATAACTGAAAGAAAAGGAAGAAAAGAATGA